TGTGATGCCAATGAAGAGGTTGATGACGATGAGGAACACGTAGGCAGAGCTGGGCACCTCGAACCAGAAGGATGCAGGGTACATGATGGGGGTGATGGACCAGCTGGGAAGGTAAGTGGCAGGAGCACACGTCAGCGTGGCAGGAGAGGGACCAGGCAGTGCCAACCATGGAGCCTCGGGACCGCCCACCTCCCAGTCCCACCCTCCCCGGGCTCTCCCACCCCAGCCCTCGCAGCCCACCAGCTACAGGAGCTGCAGAACATCAGCCAGAtgtgcagccccagggccagatcctgcccgTGTTGTCACAGTGCAGATGGGGCATCAGAGGGACCCACCAGTGCATCCTGGCCCACCCAGGCACCGTACCCATAGAGCAGGAAGAGGGAAAGCACGGCGGGGAAGTTGGTAGGAGAGGTGTACGCTGGGAGGTCAAACACGAACAGGATGATGATGCAGCACGTGGCCGGCACCAGGTAGTTgagctggagaaaacagaaacttcTGTGActgccctccctcccgcccAGCCCTGGGGGCTCAACCAGTGGGGCCGTGCACCCTACTCACCATGTCCCACACGTAGTTGGCCAACCAGTAGATGACGGGGTCACAGCCACTCACGAACTGCAGGTGTTTGGCCTTGGTGGCCTTTTCAGCCACCAGGAACACGACAAAGCTGGCTGGCACGAAGGACATGGCCACAATGATGAAGATGGCGATCACCACGTCTGTGCCTTGCAGGCTGCACGGGGAccaaggaggagagcagggaccTCATCAGCCTCAGTTACCCAGGGAAGGGCCACCTGTCCTGATGTGGGACAGTCACTGCGcacagggctgggcacaggggccACCACACCACAGCCACCTGGTCCCCCGCCACACAGCCTGCGGGGCAGACGCCTCGGCGCTACCCCACAAACAGCGGTGAGGAGCTCTCCCCCCTCCACGGGACAGCCACCCTCCCTCAGACCCGCTCCCTGGACCTACAGGTAATCCAGGGACAGGCTGGCGCTCGTCTTGTTCATGGGGTGGTTGGTGACTGTGATGCCTGCAGGAAGGCCCAAGAAAAAACATGGGAGTGTGAAAGCCAGCTCAGGACAGAAAATCTTGCCCCCAACCTGCCTGGTCCTGGCTCTGCGTGGGAGGAAGGGTttcctccctgcagctggatgggACCTGCGCTGTCTGAAGCAACCAAGCACCTcaaggccaagccctccctCACCGGCTGGCAGACACATCACAAGCCCAGATGCCTTCAGGCAGCACTTTGGGACGTTCTGCCCCAGCCCAGATCTCACAGCCAAGCTGTGTGAACCCCTGCCCCAACTGGGCACTAGCCTGCTTGGTCCAATGAGGGACGTTGCACTTTAGAGCTTGGTTGGACTGTGCCCTAAATCTGTTCCTGAGGTGCTTCTGCCCTTGAGCGTCTCCAAGTCCTCACCGTAGGCAGCAGGGTTGCCTTTGCTCTTGGGCAAGTTGGCTCGCAGGATGGCGTTGTTGAGAGCGTTGAGGTAGGTGGGCATGCTGTGGTAGCCCTTGTTGTTGTAGAAGAcctggaggagcagagaggtGTGGTGGGAGCTGGCAAAAGAACTGGGCCCATGGCAGATGTACTGGAAGGGAGGGATGGGATGGTGCAGgacagccccagggctgtggggacagcaggcCACTGAGGTGGGAGCTGCGGAGCGCCGCATGGGGCAAGAGCCCCCCCAGACTCCTCTGTGGAGAGCACTGCTGTGGTGGGCGAGGGGTCCCTGCCACGCCTgcccccttctcctgccccacaccacagctgctgctgcctacCCATCTCCCGCAGCATGGTCTCACCTGGGCCGTTCTCCGGACAGCGATCTTGCGCACCGTGGCAGGAGCCCTGGCCCCGAAGGAGGCTGGGATGGATTTCTGGATGTTGCCGAAGGTGAGTGCCCCATACCTGTGGGACAAGGCAGCACCGAGAAGCTGTGTCCACTGTCCCCCACCCTCTGGGGGCAGGGCCATCCTTGAGCGCGCTCCTGGCTCCCGTCAGCACCCCAGGCAGGTGTCCCCAAATCCCTCCTGCTCCACGGCACAGGGCAGACCCTCCCAGTCTCCCCCCTTGCCTGTGCAGCCGGAAGCGGTCTGAGGTGTAGAGCAGATACTCAGAGACGTTGCGCCCTGTGATGTCTGCCAGGATGTCCCCCGTCACCACCTTCATCTGCGGGGGATGTCCCCCCACGCCGCTGGGGCAGGAGAAGCCGGTCCCCTGCATGGAGCACGTGCACTTGATGGGCTCGTGGACGAtgaggggcagggcaggggctgaggtGACGGTCTCTGAGGAGCAGAGAGGACAGGTCACAGCCAGGCTCCAGCCTGGTCCAGCTGCCTGGGGCAATGTGGGGCGAGAGGCTGAGCCAAGGGGTCTTGGCCACGTAGGGAGGGAGCACTCTGCCCCACGGCCAGAGCCTGGGCTGTGAGAGGGCTTTTGTGTCCTGGTGACCAAGAGGGACCAAGAGATGGACATGGGGAACAACTTTGGGAGGACAGAAATGGTTCAGAGAGGGGGCATGAAGTGTGGCTGGAGAAGGCaatggctggggacagcagcccaCCAAGGGTGACACAAGGTTGACCACAGGGCTCTTAATGGTGTCACTATCCCAGGGAACTCCACTGGCACTGCCAGGGCTGAATGGAGAGTGGTACTCCAGGGCCAGCACCAGCCCTGAGCCAGAAGTTCAGCCCAAAGATGTGATGCTCTGGTGTGGCCAGGCCAAACTGATAGGCACTTCCaggggtccctggggctgctTCTGCAGGGCAGACACATCACCTCCCTGCTGGAGATGGATCCCAGGCCTGGACGCACTCAAGCATCAAGCGCAGGCAATACCTTTGATGGCAGAGGAAAAGGTCGAGGAGTTCCAGGCACGGAGCAGGTCCTCATCCGCCGAGATGGGGTAGTCGGAGGGAGCCGGGGATGGAGGCGGCGGCACGAAGTTGGAGAGCGGCAGGCCCTGGGTGAAGGAGTCGATACACATGGCATCAAAGTACTTGGCCGCCAGCATCTTGGACTCGTTGCTGTTGAGGTTCAGGGTCTGCATGGGCTGGTCCAGCGTGTTGTTGAAGGCTGTCTTGAGCACACAGGTGGCCCCCACACCGGAGGGCAGGTGGAAGGTGTtcaccagctgctgggggctggcATCAGGAGATAGCCTGATGCTGCGGGGAGACAAGCAGGTGAGGAGGAACAAGGAGCAGGACACATGGGTCTCACCACCTTGGCCATTTTCTGCTGGGACCTCCCTGAGGCCTTGGCACTTATCATGGCTGAATGGGCACACACAGCCCATGGCATGAGCCAAGCTGCCAATGGCAGCCGGTGCCAGGGCTGGCACCTCTCCCAGAGACACTCTGGGCAGGATGGAGGCTGCTTTCTGTGAGGGGACATGGCaacagccaggctctgctccaaGCCtgagccagccccagccccactgcaagctgccctccctgctgtccccattgCAGTCCGCGGGATAGGTGACACTGGTCACCAGCAAGTGGCAGCTCTCACCGGTACTCATGACGCTCCTCATTGGCGTACGGAATGAAGTTGCCCTTGGGCTGGGTATAGTTGTGGTACTGTGATGGTGAGAGGATGAGAGGTGGCAGGTCACCTGCAGGGACAAGGACAGGAATCCGCTCACACCGACAGCACCGCTGCACACAGGCAGACTGGCCAAGCACCCACAGGCCTTGTCCTtgccctccctgcagccagtgTCCCCACGGGCCACAGTGGAGCTAGCAGAAAAGGCCACCAGTAGCCTCCAGTGTGCAGGTGGGTGGCTCGCACGCACCTATTTCGGGCACAGAGAGCGCCACCGTCATGGCCACGCAGACGAAGAAAGCAGGCAGAAGGATCTGCGAGAAGAGCGCCTTGGTGTTGCGCTTGGCACAGTGGAAGCGTTTCACGATCAGCCCGTGGAACTGGCGCAGCTTCAGCCATGAGCCCTCCAGCTTGAAGctcccctgcccagccaggTCACCGTCCTCTGCCTCCACCTCCGTCTCTTGGTCTGGGAGGGGAGAAGCACGTCACCCCCTGGTACAGCTGCTCCCGTGCCCACCTTGGCCCCAGGGAGGTGAGCTGGGCATTGAGACAGGCGCGGCCAcccccagggacagggcagtCCCCAACCCTGACGGCCACCACACCACGGCAGCACCGTGGCATGAAGCGAGGCAGCTGGCCAGTCGGGTTCCTCTTGGCCCAAAAATGGGAAACTGAATCAATAGTTTTAAAAAGACAACCTAAGTTGGTGCTTTTTGGCAGAACCTCCCATTTTCCTATCAGGTCTCCCAGGTGGCAAGAGCTCAGTGCAGTCAGAAAGGGGCGACGGGACATGGGTGGGGGGACCCAGCGAGGCAGcgggcacagggcagggccTCACAGAGCTCTGCCGCCTGCAACCCAAATCGCAGGGCTCAGAGCATCCCTGGCTAGCGAGGCAGGGTGGAGCATCCCCGAATTAATCATGACAAGAGCTGCTGGGATAACACAGAAAAGGATCTGTGAATAAAACAGCAGCCTCAGGGTGCCGGCCTGCAGCCTCTGTCCTCAGGCAACCCCAGCAACTGGGCAGGGAGAGCCCAGAGCCCAGGTCAGGGTTCAGAGGGTGAAGCCACCAGCTGGAAGACGACTCTGTGCCCGAGGGCCAAGAGGAGATGACCCGCCAGGCAGGTGTTAGTGGGGCGAATCTGCAGGGTGGCACCGGCAGGATCCGAGGGAGGCCAAGGGCAGAGCTACCGCCACTGCGCCCGCTGGCTCCGTGTCGCAGCAGGGGCCTCCCCACGCACATGCCGCCAGTTTGGGGGTGCAAACTGGTGGAAACACCCattcccagcccccccacccAGGCTGCGGTTCTCTGGGCACAGCGTTGGTGGATGCACCACCAGACCCCCTGCGGGGTCTTGCCCCTGCAGGCACAGCCCCCCATCCCAGCGCAGCTCCCCATCCCGGCACACCCAGGAGCAGGGATGGGTGCTGGCACTGCCACTGCCCCGGCCACCCTCCACACCCCAGCCAAACGCCTCCCCCGgcccctgctgctggctgggtgcCAGTGGCACGAACCTTGCAGACTGATGTTATCGGGGTCCTGATGGTTATCAAAGAGGGGTGCGTAATCCCCAAAGAATTCGGAATAAGCCCCACCTTCGTCGCCCCGCACAGAGCCCACCGAGGAAGCCGAGTGCAGGGACGCCTGCGACTGCGCCAGCTTGGAGCAGGTCACCAGGTTGCTGAGCTCCACCTCAGGCTTCTCTGGCACGGCTGCTTCGGCCAAGGGCTCCCCATTGGCCTCAGGCTTCGGGCCCAGCTCAGGAGCGGGTGACCGTGGGGCGTCCCTCTTGGACTCCTTCATGTCTGGAAGAAGAGGGGCTGCCACCAGCCATGCCACCCTTCGTGGCGATGtggcacagagcagggacagaTCTGCTCTGCAAACCCAGTGTGGAGCAGAGGCCAGCTGCCCTTGGCTGGGCTCCGCTGGAGACCTCTCCTCCCCTTGGGAGaggaggctcctgcagccaCGTGTAAGGGGAGAGGAGCCACCAAGCCCAGGCACAGGCACACAGCCCCtcgccagccccagcagcaccgtgTGCAAACCCGGCCCGTACCCACGTCGCTGTTTTCCAGAGACTGGTCCTCCTCAGACACCTTCAGGAAGACCTCCTCCAGTGTGGTGTCCATCAGCCCAAAACTGGTGAggtccagctcctccaggctgtGCTCCAAGTGCTGCGGAGGCAAAATCCTGCATGAGGAGGGCACGAGGTGCCCACAGCATCACGGCCCCCGCGCCCGCCTGCCTGCCCACCCCGCCAGCCCCCGTGGGTACCTGGAAGAGCCTCTCAAAACAGCCTTTCTTGACAGCCTCGCTGGGCAGGATGTAGGAGAGCTCAGTGTTGGTATCTGAGATGAGGAGGCAGGAGGCCACATATTTCTTGATGAACTGGGAGACGCGAGGCTCGGAGCAGGGGCTGATGGAGGAGTGGGCCAGCGGGCTGTGTGGCTggcctggctctgcagcagagGGGCAGCATCGCTCAGTCACTTCTCATCCCGCCTCCCACCAGCACCCGTCATGTCCACACTACAGCCCACTGTGGGGTGCTGGAGGCTTCCCAGCCAccctgcctggcctggggaTGGGGTCTGCACTGCAGCCCACACTGGACATCTCGCCAGACAGAACCAGCACTTGGAGGCAAATGCCACCATGTGGGGTGTAACCTGGGATGCAGATAGGAGAAATCAAGGCTGAGTGATGCCACCTCCTACacccctgccctgtcccactCCGCCCTCCACGTGGCCTAAGGAGATCCAAGCACATGGGTGTTGGCCTCTCGTTCCTTTCCTGGGCTGAAAAGCTGGTCCCATCTGCTCCTCTAAATATGAGGTCCTGCTGCCCGCAGACCTGTGCCATTCCTGGTGTCCGACTGCTTCTTCACCACCGTCAGCTTGTAGCCATCACCATAGGTGCTCTTGAGGAAAAGTGGAGAGCCGCAGCACTTGAGCTTGCCGTGGGAGATAATGGCGATGCGGTCACCCAGCAGGTCGGCCTCGTCCATGTGGTGCGTGGAGAGCAGGATGGTCCTCCCTGATGGTGGCACAGAGCCTCATCAGAAAGGCCAGAGCCGCCACAGCCAGAGgagccctgctgggctctgcctgccTCTGCTCACCTGGCTTGTACTTGAGGATCAGGTCCCAGATGGCCCTGCGTGCGTACGGGTCCACGCCAGCCGTGGGCTCATCCAAGATCACAGCCCGCGACCCGCCCACGAACGCAATGGCCACCGACAGCTTCCTCTTCATGCCTCCCGAGAGGGTCTGCACCAGGGAGTGGCGTTTGTTGGAGAGCTCCAGGTCCTCAATcatcctggggacaggggagaagCACCAGGGATGCCGGAGGGACCATACCAGCATCCAGTGCCTGCAGGGAGCACGTGAGGCCTCTTCCCTGCATGGTACCCTCAGCTCTCAGCCGCCGGGACAGCCCAGCTACAGCCAGGCTACAGAAGCAtcttctgctgcttccacaGCCTGATACCCCAAGTTTTGGAAAACACTTGGtggagctgctccaggagaCATCTCTGCTCCCAGATCACccaccacagcacagccagcaggaaGGGAACCCACTCACACGAACTGCACAGATGGGGcaaaaggagctgggagggagtGCCTACTTGTCCATCTCCTTGCGGATCTCCTCCTCCGCCATGCTCTTGAGCTGTGAGTAGAACCAGAGGTGCTCCTCCACTGTCAGCCTGTCGAAGAGCACATTGTGCTGGGGACACATGCCCAGGTTCTTCCGGATCTCGTCCATCTCTGTCCGGATATCATGGCCGTAGATGGTAGCAGAACCCGAGGTGGGAGGGAACAAGCCGGTGAGGATGGACCTGCATAGATGGAGAAAGGCAACAACGTGAGGGACCTCGTACTCCATCTGGTCCCAATCTCAACCACCACCTCCAGGAGCATCTGCTGGGCCCCAGTCAAAGCAATGCCAGCGCAGGACCATGTGCCCACTGCCTGTTCCCTTTTGTGTCACCCCTACATCCACACCGCTGCCCTCTGGGCATGGCACCAGTTGCCAGAGGGCCCTGCAAGGACATCACGCAGCACCTTCCCCAgcctctgcagctgcccagaAGGACACGTCCAACATTTGCCCCAATGGGCACTCACATGGTGGTGGTTTTGCCTGCACCGTTGTGCCCCAGGAAGGACACCACCTGGTTCTCATAGAGGTTGAGGCTCAACTTGTTCAGCGCCAGCTTCTTGTCCGTCTTGTAGACCTTGGTGAGCTTATCAATGCAGACGACCAAGGGGAGGTGCGTTGGCTCCTCCTCGATGCCCCGTGTCTCCTCTGCCATGAGAGCAGGATGGTGAGGAATTAGGGGGTAACAGTAGGCCGGGcatggagcagagctgcccggGGGACGAACCTCCCCACCTCCATCCTGCAGTGGCTGTGGTGGCTCATGGCCCCTTGACCCTCGGCTTCTTGCCAGCATCCCCCCTCCCGCACCACAAGTAGCAGCCCCCGGACAGGCAGCAGCGCCTGGCCCAGGATCCTGCCCTGCCAAGGGCACAGGGGACACACAAGCGTCCACGCAGGaccctgcagcagagccagggccaccCCACACAACCCATCTGCCCTCACCCAGCCGACGGCTCTCCATGGCACAGGCCTGATCCTCCTCCATGATGCTGAGGCGCGTGGTGCGGGACCAGGGCCAGGTCCACTCCCAGGTTTCCACTCGCCCGTTGCCCAGCCAGTAGGATTTCTGGAAGGGGAAGTACCAGGGCCGCGGCAAGCCGAACATGCCTGCAAGCACAACCCCAGGGGGTCAGGGCCAAGCCTGCAGCCATGGCCACGCAGGAGCCAGCCgagggctggggcagagctcagcacagggACGGGCACGGACTTAAGGATTCCCCAGCTCAGGGATGTCACTGCGGGGTGGGGGCTGCAAGCACCCCAGGCTGCTTGGCTCAGGGCGACGCTGCTGGGCTGTGCAAGGAAGCAAAGTCCTTTGGGCTTTGGGTTGGGCCTGGCTCACACTTTGGTTTTActaggaaagcaaaggaagcagGTGAGACCCCTCCTCAAGTGGGAGATAAGGGGGACCAGTGTTCCAGCTGTGGACACCTGGCTTTGCTATGGTTGGCCACTGAACCAAGGCACACGACTGAAGACCTTCAAGGAACCTGCTGGTATCACCAGTGGGTCAGGGCACGTGGGCAAGTGTCCCCAACAGGACACATGTATGGGACCCTAAAGGTACGCTGTGCCAAATTCCACCATGTGAGGACTGAGGAAccagcagtgtccccagcaaagAGGCTCCTGTAAGATCAGAGGCACCCTCATGCCCCACTGCCCACACATACCCGGGTGCACTGCCTCAATGTACCACGTGAGCACCCCGTACACCACAGCATCCACAATCAGCATCATCATGGACAGGAGGAGGTTGAAGTCGTCTCCTTCTACGGGTGACTGGCTGAAGGTGTGCCACTGGATACCCACACCGGCCACCTCGTACAGCGCAAAGTACTTGGAGCCCAGCCCGAAGGCAGTGGTGGACATGAGGGACTATGGAGAGGTGGAggaaagcgaagggaagggGATGTCAGCAGGAATCTCAGGCCAGCTCCAGTGCTGCcccacccagccctgcagagatgctccctgccctgggagGCACCAAACCTTCTGGACATGCCTCCAAAGCACCATGGGGAGTTGCTTCATACAGGCAGAGGTTTGTGCATGGCTTGGTGACAGCTTGGTGGCCTATGGACTGGACCTGGGGTGCCCGGGGCAAACCTGGGGCCAAGCAGCTGCAGCCAACTCACCGCAATGCACTTCTCAAAGGCTGTGATCTTGTCATGTGCCACCTCCTCCCGTATGGCCACATACATGTAGGGTACATAGCTAAGGAAATAGATGATGCCGCCACAGGCAGAGGCCAGCTTGGCCTTGGAGTACAGCACCGACACCAGGAAGCTGCAGGGAGGACAGCATCAGCTCAGAGCCCGCACCAGGGCCTTCCCCACACCATCTGGTTTCGGTGGCATGGAGATGATAAATTGTCCCTCCACCAGCCCTTGCCCACACCATTCCCTGCACCCTTGCCCCATAGCACAAGGATCCTGGTGCTGCCTGTGCCTCCTCACCCCACAgagtggcccaggcagctcaCCAGAACATGATGGTGGCCACTGCGTAGATGGCAAGAAAGAGCCAGATGATGAGGACATCGCTGTGCATCAGGACCTTGCCGTACTTCAGGATGGCAGTGAGTGCTGTGACCGAGATGGAGAGCTGGACGAAGCCTGTGATGAACCACGCTACCCAATGCACCGCATTGTTCAAGCCCATCATCTTCATCACCTATGAGGCCAACACTGCTCAGCGGGGCTGTCCCCTACCCTGCAGATCCCCGCTGCTTCAGTcgctggggctgggagagcaaTGGGCAGCACTGAGGGGCCCCTGGGGAGTGGGCAGGACACAGCACCTCAAAAGCCAGGGTGCCAAGGGGCTCAGCTCCCTCTGGTGCTGGAGACACTGAGAAGGACCAGGTCAGCCCAGCGACGTGGGGCGTGGGCACACCCCAGCTCATGCGCCCCAAGGACATGGGGAAGGTACCCATGGATGCAGTGCAGGACTCAGAGACACCAGATCCTCCCCGGGGATCTCTTCCACCATCCCCACCTCTTTCAGGCGATGCTCCTTCTCCGTCACAATGTGCTGGATCATCATGGCCACCGAGTAGACCCAGGATATCACCATGCACAGGGGCATCATATGCTCGATGACAAAGAGAAAGCTGGAAGGGTAGAGGAAGAGAAGGGTGAGCTGGATTGTGGCACCACTGCAGAGACTCCTGGAGACCCCACAGCAATGGAAGAGCTCTCTCGCCACCTGGAGGCAACCAGCCATCCAGTCCAGCAGCTCCTTAGTGCCCTGAAAGAGCTTCTCCAATGAGCCCATAAAACAACCTGATGTCTTGGTTGTCAAGTcctggcaggcaggcagcagccgTGTGCTCAGCCCACTGCCCTGCCTACCCTGGTGAGGATGGGACGCTATCAgccctcctgctctggagagctGGTGGCTCTGGGACTTCTCCAGGTTCAATAACCACTGACAGACCCATGTGCCATCCATTTACCACACTCCTTGTGTTCTCCCCAGTCTTCAGCCTCCAAGGCACCCCACAGCCATGAGTTCCTCACTTCAGCTGTGAACTGGGCACAAAATCCTTTCCCTGCTTGCCTTGCCTCTGGTCCGAGGAACTTAACTGGTTGGTCATCAGTCCCAATGTCACCAACCTCTCTCAGGCCCCCAGATTTGTCCCCTTTCCCCAGATGAAGTGTTCTGGTCTGCAAAGGGGAAGAGGGAATGTTCTGCCCCTGCCCACACAGGTGCTACTCACTCATCCCGGGTATAACATGGGTATGGGAACATCTGCACATAGTTGCCAGGCTCCACCACGTCATGGCCAACGAACGTGTTGATGAGGGCACGCTCCATCATgtctggggagcaggagaggcCAGGCTGAGCGGGCAGTGCAGCCAGGGGTCAGGGACGTGGGCAGCTGTGGCGAGGAGCTGGCACTCACCCTGGATCCAGACGAAGCCATAAAGGAAGTAGAAGCGGCCACCGGTGTTGGGACCAGGCCGCCAGTAGGCCCGTCGGAT
The genomic region above belongs to Caloenas nicobarica isolate bCalNic1 chromosome 19, bCalNic1.hap1, whole genome shotgun sequence and contains:
- the ABCA2 gene encoding ATP-binding cassette sub-family A member 2 isoform X1 — its product is MGFLHQLHLLLWKNVTLKRRSPWVLAFEIFIPLVLFFILLGLRQKKPTIPVKEAFYTAAPLTSAGILPVMQSLCPDGQRDEFGFLQYSNSTVTQLLEHLSEAVEQSSLFDPQHPGLEEELESLRRRLEALSSSEPSSMETHFSNPAGSGFTLAWAAKDRGELQRFLTRNLSLPNGTAELLLGSSVDLHEVYRLFFGSFPLVPDETHERDLWDGFGPSEKMTRLEKSLPSGWRSLREGLVHRALRDPTAAPRRPALLRLLSQALGLASTTPAPTASDSPQAFVTEMESVLFTGPVLEQLTCEQSPGGLRRLLRVAPAQQPLLQAYRALACNGSRAARRERFAQLATELREQLDAPRIVSRLKLDEVNSTAAQHRLRALLEDLAEMEKVLRDMDILSALAKLLPRGACVSKAPLPTANSTGWASANTTAGNATTEEEGAGGGPAGSDNPQGQFSAFVQLWAGLQPILCGNNRTIEPEALKQGNMSSLGFTSKEQRNLGLLVHLMTSNPKILYAPVGTEVDKVILKANETFAFVGNVTHYAKVWLNISPEIRAYLEEGRLQRRIRWLQQFTTDLHKHPEILNVSDSDVLHNFLNGNFSLPNASILLQQLDTIDNAACGWVHFMAKVSVDVFKGFPDEESIVNYTLNQAYQDNVTVFASVIFQTNKDGSLPPHVMYKIRQNSSFTEKTNEIRRAYWRPGPNTGGRFYFLYGFVWIQDMMERALINTFVGHDVVEPGNYVQMFPYPCYTRDDFLFVIEHMMPLCMVISWVYSVAMMIQHIVTEKEHRLKEVMKMMGLNNAVHWVAWFITGFVQLSISVTALTAILKYGKVLMHSDVLIIWLFLAIYAVATIMFCFLVSVLYSKAKLASACGGIIYFLSYVPYMYVAIREEVAHDKITAFEKCIASLMSTTAFGLGSKYFALYEVAGVGIQWHTFSQSPVEGDDFNLLLSMMMLIVDAVVYGVLTWYIEAVHPGMFGLPRPWYFPFQKSYWLGNGRVETWEWTWPWSRTTRLSIMEEDQACAMESRRLEETRGIEEEPTHLPLVVCIDKLTKVYKTDKKLALNKLSLNLYENQVVSFLGHNGAGKTTTMSILTGLFPPTSGSATIYGHDIRTEMDEIRKNLGMCPQHNVLFDRLTVEEHLWFYSQLKSMAEEEIRKEMDKMIEDLELSNKRHSLVQTLSGGMKRKLSVAIAFVGGSRAVILDEPTAGVDPYARRAIWDLILKYKPGRTILLSTHHMDEADLLGDRIAIISHGKLKCCGSPLFLKSTYGDGYKLTVVKKQSDTRNGTEPGQPHSPLAHSSISPCSEPRVSQFIKKYVASCLLISDTNTELSYILPSEAVKKGCFERLFQHLEHSLEELDLTSFGLMDTTLEEVFLKVSEEDQSLENSDVDMKESKRDAPRSPAPELGPKPEANGEPLAEAAVPEKPEVELSNLVTCSKLAQSQASLHSASSVGSVRGDEGGAYSEFFGDYAPLFDNHQDPDNISLQDQETEVEAEDGDLAGQGSFKLEGSWLKLRQFHGLIVKRFHCAKRNTKALFSQILLPAFFVCVAMTVALSVPEIGDLPPLILSPSQYHNYTQPKGNFIPYANEERHEYRIRLSPDASPQQLVNTFHLPSGVGATCVLKTAFNNTLDQPMQTLNLNSNESKMLAAKYFDAMCIDSFTQGLPLSNFVPPPPSPAPSDYPISADEDLLRAWNSSTFSSAIKETVTSAPALPLIVHEPIKCTCSMQGTGFSCPSGVGGHPPQMKVVTGDILADITGRNVSEYLLYTSDRFRLHRYGALTFGNIQKSIPASFGARAPATVRKIAVRRTAQVFYNNKGYHSMPTYLNALNNAILRANLPKSKGNPAAYGITVTNHPMNKTSASLSLDYLLQGTDVVIAIFIIVAMSFVPASFVVFLVAEKATKAKHLQFVSGCDPVIYWLANYVWDMLNYLVPATCCIIILFVFDLPAYTSPTNFPAVLSLFLLYGWSITPIMYPASFWFEVPSSAYVFLIVINLFIGITATVATFLLQLFEHDKDLKVVNSYLKSCFLVFPNYNLGHGLMEMAYNEYINEYYAKIGQFDKMKSPFEWDIVTRGLVAMTIEGFVGFFITIMCQYNFFRKPQRLPVSTKPIEDDIDVANERHRVLRGDADNDMLKIENLTKVYKSRKIGRILAVDRLCVGVRPGECFGLLGVNGAGKTTTFKMLTGDESTTGGEAFVNGHSILKELLQVQQSLGYCPQFDALFDELTAQEHLELYTRLRGIPWKDEERVVKWALKKLELTKYADKPASTYSGGNKRKLSTAIALIGYPAFIFLDEPTTGMDPKARRFLWNLILDVIKTGRSVVLTSHSMEECEALCTRLAIMVNGRLKCLGSIQHLKNRFGDGYMITVRTKSSLNIKEVVRFFNRNFPEAVLKERHHTKAQYQLKSDQISLAQVFSKMEQVVDVLGIEDYSVSQTTLDNVFVNFAKKQSDNLEQQETSPSCALQSPLERVLSLLRPRAAPTELRALVVEEQEDLETDDEGLISFEEERAQLSFNTDTLC